Proteins co-encoded in one Astyanax mexicanus isolate ESR-SI-001 chromosome 1, AstMex3_surface, whole genome shotgun sequence genomic window:
- the syne1a gene encoding nesprin-1 isoform X9, which yields MVLDLGSDSMAQCPSQDSDLPECDCDVTRVKKLRETLVAVQQLDKNMSSLRSWLAHIETELSRPIVYETCDTNEIQKKLNQQQDMQRDIEKHSTGVASVLNLCEVLLHDCDACATETECDSIQQATRGLDRRWRNICAVAMERRLKIEETWRLWQKFLDDYSRFEDWLKASERTAALPNSSGVLYTIAKEELKKFEAFQRQVQECLTQLELINKQYRRLARENRTDSSCRLRQMVHDGNRRWDTLQRRVTAILRRLKHFISQREEFETARDSILVWLTEMDLQLTNIEHFSECDVQAKIKQLKAFQQEIELNTMKIGSVFSQGEALMEKSEPLDAAVIEEELDELQRYCREVFGRVERYYRKLTRLPLVDDDCDGSDREFDLDGSGDLSDLQWEESNSLPRSNNSRPPSVNAAPLRANGSGRDTPASVDSIPLEWDHDYDLEPMSHSISSDKRGRDGEEDEDILCGSTAALTDVVIPESPEAYIKLTENTLRSSSGETARNILDCHSHNTSYIGYMRLMGDCRGSLDAVKRAEGELEEEEDDLSGLKNPENTDTQNAGVIARWELMQAQSHSSQNSQREDLVLLQQITSDLEAMEAWFNKTENELTELRGKDLSTDIRTIKERIRKLKELQKEVDAHKSKILSLNLSSVGLLQSDSEESRKLRERLKEMNSRWDRLGKALQQWRGALQEALMQCQEFHELSHGLLLWLENIDRRRNEIVPISSGLDRHTLRAHYRALEQIQQELVDSEQRVSVLQDLSVHLLVQAQGSECLEAQERVHVIGNRLRLLLKAVASDLQLLERELRSLGDTQDLSAWSLADDVETSGSASPVSVVNVPVQQHPLRGKCIVSEAGSSASRPHRRSRGGSACASSRSGTSGPRGGAAAGRCQSFLLRVLRAALPLQLLLLLIVGLACLVPMTEEDYSCAHANNFARSFHPMLRYTNGPPPI from the exons ATGGTGCTGGACCTGGGCTCTGATAGCATGGCACAATGCCCAAGCCAAGATTCGGACTTACCAGAATGCGACTGTGACGTGACCAG ggtgAAGAAGCTGAGGGAGACCCTGGTGGCTGTGCAGCAGTTGGATAAAAACATGAGCAGTCTGCGCTCATGGCTGGCTCACATCGAGACTGAGCTCTCTCGACCCATAGTGTACGAGACCTGCGACACGAACGAGATCCAGAAGAAACTCAACCAGCAGCAG GATATGCAGAGGGACATTGAGAAGCACAGCACTGGTGTGGCATCTGTGTTAAACCTGTGTGAGGTTCTACTACACGACTGTGATGCCTGTGCCACAGAGACAGAGTGTGACTCCATCCAGCAGGCCACACGAGGCCTGGACCGCCGCTGGAGGAACATCTGCGCTGTGGCCATGGAGAGGAGGCTCAA aattGAGGAGACATGGAGATTGTGGCAGAAGTTCCTGGATGATTATTCCCGCTTTGAAGACTGGCTGAAGGCATCCGAGAGGACAGCAGCTCTGCCCAACTCTTCAGGCGTTCTCTACACCATTGCCAAAGAGGAGCTCAAGAAGTTTGAG GCGTTCCAGAGGCAGGTTCAGGAGTGTTTGACTCAGCTGGAGCTAATCAACAAGCAGTACCGGCGGCTGGCCCGCGAGAACCGCACAGACTcttcctgccgactacgccaaatgGTGCATGATGGGAACCGACGCTGGGACACCCTGCAGAGAAGGGTTACGGCCATCCTGCGTAGGCTAAAG CACTTCATTAGCCAGCGTGAGGAGTTTGAGACAGCCAGAGACAGCATTCTGGTGTGGCTGACTGAAATGGATCTGCAACTTACCAACATAGAGCACTTCTCAGAGTGTGACGTCCAGGCTAAGATCAAACAGCTGAAG GCATTCCAGCAGGAGATTGAGCTGAACACAATGAAGATCGGGAGTGTGTTCAGCCAGGGTGAGGCTCTGATGGAGAAGAGTGAGCCTCTGGATGCTGCTGTTAtagaagaggagctggatgagcTGCAGAGATACTGCAGGGAGGTGTTTGGCCGCGTTGAACGCTACTACAGGAAACTCACACGTCTGCCG CTGGTCGATGATGATTGTGACGGTTCAGATCGGGAGTTTGACCTGGACGGCTCAGGTGATCTTTCTGATCTCCAGTGGGAAGAGAGCAACTCCTTGCCGCGCTCCAACAACAGCAGACCACCTTCAGTTAATGCAGCTCCTCTACGTGCCAATGGCTCTGGCCGAGACACTCCAGCCAGCGTGGACTCCATTCCCCTGGAGTGGGACCACGACTACGACCTGGAGCCCATGAGTCATTCCATCTCATCTGATAAGAGGGGGAGGGATGGAGAAGAGGATGAAGATATCCTCTGTGGTTCCACTGCAGCTCTTACAG ACGTAGTGATTCCTGAGAGCCCCGAGGCTtatataaaactgactgaaaacacACTGAGGTCTTCCTCTG GTGAAACAGCTCGCAATATCCTGGACTGCCACAGTCACAACACCTCATACATTGGTTAT atgCGGTTGATGGGAGACTGCCGGGGCAGTCTAGATGCTGTGAAAAGAGCAGAgggagagctggaggaggaagaggatgacCTGTCTGGACTCAAAAACccagaaaacacagacacacaaaacgCAG GTGTGATTGCACGCTGGGAGCTGATGCAGGCTCAGTCACACAGCTCTCAAAACAGCCAGAGAGAAGACCTAGTACTCCTGCAACAGATCACCTCTGACCTGGAGGCTATGGAGGCGTGGTTTAACAAGACAGAGAACGAGCTGACCGAGCTGAGGGGGAAGGACCTGAGCACGGATATACGCACAATCAAGGAGAGGATCAGGAAACTCAAG GAGCTACAGAAGGAGGTGGATGCCCATAAGTCCAAAATCTTGTCCTTGAACTTGAGCAGCGTTGGGCTCCTCCAGTCAGATTCAGAGGAGAGCAGGAAGCTGCGGGAGAGGCTGAAGGAgatgaactcgcgctgggatcgACTGGGAAAAGCACTGCAGCAGTGGAGAGGAGCTTTGCAGGAGGCTCTTATGCAATgccag GAGTTCCATGAGCTCAGTCACGGCCTTCTGCTCTGGCTGGAGAACATCGACCGCAGGAGGAATGAGATTGTTCCCATTTCATCAGGACTGGACCGTCACACACTCCGAGCCCATTACAGAGCACTTGAG CAAATCCAGCAGGAGCTTGTGGATTCGGAGCAGAGGGTGAGCGTCCTGCAGGACCTCTCTGTCCACCTACTGGTTCAGGCGCAGGGCAGTGAGTGTCTGGAGGCCCAGGAGAGGGTGCATGTCATCGGTAATCGTCTCCGCCTGCTTCTCAAGGCCGTGGCCTCTGATCTGCAACTGCTTGAGCGAGAGCTCCGAAGCTTGGGAGATACACAG GATCTTTCCGCTTGGTCTCTGGCTGATGATGTGGAAACTTCTGGATCTGCCAGTCCTGTGTCTGTGGTGAATGTTCCTGTTCAGCAGCATCCG CTACGGGGCAAATGTATTGTGTCAGAAGCAGGATCCTCAGCCAGCCGCCCGCACCGCAG GTCCCGCGGGGGCTCTGCCTGCGCTTCCTCTCGCTCTGGTACGTCAGGGCCTCGAGGTGGCGCTGCTGCGGGTCGCTGCCAGTCCTTCCTGCTGCGGGTCCTGCGAGCGGCTCTGCCTCtacagctcctgctgctgctcatcGTGGGCTTAGCGTGTCTGGTGCCCATGACTGAGGAGGACTACAGCTGCGCCCACGCCAACAACTTCGCCCGCTCCTTCCACCCCATGCTCCGCTACACCAACGGCCCTCCGCCCATATGA